From one Pyxidicoccus xibeiensis genomic stretch:
- a CDS encoding alpha/beta hydrolase, which produces MDTLPTAERHDFTAGDGAPLQLTRYQGGTKGPVLLVHGAGVWSGMFMLPTIRENFVQYLVRHGYDTWLLDWRASVELPLRQFTLDDAAEHDMPAAVRKVREVTRSETVQAVVHCAGSVAFFMALAAGRMPSVRSVVASQVALHQIVPPVTQLKAMLRLPEVLDVTLDYLSPDEDPANPLWQEAFGKVSDLLHHECDSTVCHRLTFMYGHLYRHGRLNRETHERLDEQFGPCNMLTFRHLAQMARAGQAVAFDHGKEENLRRYGRPTPPSYLRPEHLKLPITFLSGEQNGTYMPASTELTFEWLREENGADLYQRRVLEGYGHLDTFMGSTAARDTYPVVLEALEATG; this is translated from the coding sequence ATGGACACGCTACCGACGGCCGAGCGCCACGACTTCACCGCGGGCGACGGCGCCCCACTGCAGCTCACGCGCTACCAGGGCGGGACGAAGGGCCCGGTGCTGCTGGTGCACGGGGCGGGCGTGTGGAGCGGCATGTTCATGCTGCCCACCATCCGGGAGAACTTCGTGCAGTACCTGGTGCGCCACGGCTACGACACGTGGCTGCTGGACTGGCGGGCCAGCGTGGAGCTGCCGCTGCGCCAGTTCACGCTGGACGACGCGGCGGAGCACGACATGCCGGCCGCCGTGCGCAAGGTGCGCGAGGTGACGCGCTCGGAGACGGTGCAGGCGGTGGTGCACTGTGCGGGCTCGGTGGCGTTCTTCATGGCGCTGGCGGCGGGGCGCATGCCGTCGGTGCGCAGCGTCGTGGCCTCCCAGGTGGCGCTGCACCAGATCGTCCCGCCCGTCACCCAGCTCAAGGCCATGCTCCGCCTGCCCGAGGTGCTGGACGTGACGCTGGACTACCTGTCACCGGACGAGGACCCGGCGAACCCGCTGTGGCAGGAGGCCTTCGGCAAGGTGTCCGACCTGCTCCACCACGAGTGTGACAGCACGGTGTGCCACCGGCTGACGTTCATGTACGGGCACCTGTACCGGCACGGACGGCTGAACCGCGAGACGCACGAGCGGCTGGACGAGCAGTTCGGCCCCTGCAACATGCTGACGTTCCGCCACCTGGCGCAGATGGCGCGCGCGGGGCAGGCGGTGGCCTTCGACCACGGGAAGGAGGAGAACCTCCGCAGGTACGGCCGCCCCACGCCGCCGTCCTACCTGCGGCCGGAGCACCTCAAGCTCCCCATCACCTTCCTGTCCGGCGAGCAGAACGGGACGTACATGCCCGCCTCCACGGAGCTGACCTTCGAGTGGCTCCGCGAGGAGAACGGGGCCGACCTCTACCAGCGCAGGGTGCTGGAGGGGTACGGCCACCTGGACACGTTCATGGGCAGCACGGCCGCGCGCGACACGTACCCCGTGGTGCTGGAGGCGCTGGAGGCCACGGGCTGA
- a CDS encoding fumarylacetoacetate hydrolase family protein, translated as MLRMTQQPAEPAVMRALDPKRTPGSTRPLELAPKRVHALGLTYAAHINETGASDAEGPAVFAKDASSLLREGDEVVSPSRAVMVEAVSRLDAALGSRLASRFESLPPLLDYEVELGLLMLDDVRREDVEKPGYAPPVGYFLANDVTARSVQVLGEGRADRMAFWSAAKSFAGFLVAGRVLWAPDVPQAAACLDVTLTLTVNGELRQKGRTMDLVAAPRELLLRAARAAPSGVLEKGDVVLTGTPSGVAFTVPAWKRRLAALLGPGARLSAALRAHARNPRMLKAGDVVEMDGGVLGQRRFVISG; from the coding sequence ATGCTTCGGATGACCCAGCAGCCGGCGGAACCCGCGGTGATGCGTGCGTTGGATCCGAAGCGCACGCCCGGGAGCACGCGGCCGCTGGAGCTGGCGCCGAAGCGGGTGCATGCGCTCGGCCTGACGTACGCGGCCCACATCAACGAGACGGGCGCCTCGGACGCGGAGGGCCCCGCGGTCTTCGCGAAGGACGCCTCGTCGCTGCTGCGCGAGGGAGACGAAGTCGTCAGCCCGTCGCGCGCGGTGATGGTGGAGGCCGTGTCGAGGCTGGACGCGGCGCTGGGCTCGCGGCTGGCCTCGCGCTTCGAGAGCCTGCCCCCGCTGCTGGACTACGAGGTGGAGCTGGGGCTGCTGATGCTGGACGACGTGCGCCGGGAAGATGTGGAGAAGCCCGGCTATGCGCCTCCGGTGGGGTACTTCCTGGCCAACGACGTGACGGCGCGCTCGGTGCAGGTGCTGGGTGAGGGCCGGGCGGACCGGATGGCCTTCTGGAGCGCGGCGAAGAGCTTCGCGGGCTTCCTCGTGGCCGGGCGCGTGCTCTGGGCGCCGGACGTGCCACAGGCGGCGGCGTGCCTGGACGTGACGCTCACCCTCACGGTGAACGGTGAGCTCCGGCAGAAGGGCCGGACCATGGACCTGGTCGCCGCGCCCCGGGAGCTGCTGCTGCGCGCCGCTCGCGCCGCGCCGTCGGGCGTGCTGGAGAAGGGCGATGTCGTGCTCACGGGGACACCGTCGGGCGTGGCCTTCACCGTGCCCGCGTGGAAGCGGCGGCTGGCGGCGCTGCTGGGGCCCGGCGCGAGGCTGTCCGCCGCGCTGCGGGCCCATGCTCGCAACCCGCGCATGCTGAAGGCGGGAGACGTGGTGGAGATGGACGGCGGAGTGCTGGGGCAGCGCCGCTTCGTCATCTCCGGCTGA